One segment of Rosa chinensis cultivar Old Blush chromosome 6, RchiOBHm-V2, whole genome shotgun sequence DNA contains the following:
- the LOC112172854 gene encoding probable CCR4-associated factor 1 homolog 11 isoform X1, protein MMIVQRGIPIFPTGPASHFHGGVPVVFHRRPMPPIPLHHRPIPLYPPQFQSRVPVFRVVGAPICRQGSVKKADRFEVRSVCRYNFKAEIAVIQSLIRAGYRFASFDTEFPGTVVKSEIPKHLISQAVPVDVYKMMKTNVDQTHIIQLGLSLSDPFGNLPVCDGAYCCWEFNFSDFDVDCAQHLRNSVSIDVLKRQGIDFPENKCTGICSADFAEEIERSGLVELLPCLTWATFQSAYDFGYLIKMFTGNKELPEDINEFMGNVKTYFGPNVYDIKYMMKFCDGLFGGLNRVAETLGVDRVAGSSHQAGSDSLLTLQTFVKMLKMEKNKGKELWEECGGVLFGLGSLDFWHHC, encoded by the coding sequence ATGATGATAGTTCAGAGAGGAATTCCGATCTTCCCAACTGGGCCTGCTTCTCATTTCCACGGCGGAGTTCCGGTGGTCTTCCACCGCCGACCTATGCCTCCGATTCCTCTACACCACCGCCCTATACCCCTTTATCCTCCTCAATTTCAGAGCCGCGTCCCTGTTTTCCGCGTTGTCGGCGCCCCAATTTGTCGTCAAGGATCTGTGAAGAAAGCCGATCGGTTCGAGGTTCGAAGTGTTTGTCGCTATAATTTCAAAGCCGAGATTGCCGTAATTCAGAGTCTAATCAGGGCCGGCTACCGATTTGCTAGTTTCGACACCGAATTCCCCGGGACAGTGGTTAAATCCGAAATTCCGAAACATCTGATATCTCAAGCTGTTCCGGTTGATGTGTATAAGATGATGAAGACCAATGTGGACCAAACCCATATTATCCAATTGGGTCTTTCACTCTCTGACCCTTTCGGGAATTTGCCGGTTTGTGATGGTGCTTACTGTTGTTGGGAGTTTAATTTCAGTGATTTTGATGTGGACTGTGCTCAACATTTGCGGAATAGTGTCTCGATTGATGTCCTGAAGCGGCAAGGAATAGACTTTCCCGAAAACAAATGCACTGGTATTTGTTCTGCAGACTTCGCTGAGGAAATTGAGAGGTCTGGGCTAGTGGAGTTGCTTCCTTGCTTGACTTGGGCTACCTTCCAGAGTGCATATGATTTTGGGTACTTGATAAAGATGTTCACTGGGAACAAGGAATTGCCAGAGGATATCAACGAGTTCATGGGCAATGTGAAGACATATTTTGGACCGAATGTGTACGACATCAAGTACATGATGAAGTTCTGTGATGGACTGTTTGGCGGTTTGAATAGAGTGGCAGAAACCCTTGGCGTTGACCGTGTGGCTGGGAGTAGCCACCAGGCTGGTTCTGATAGTCTTTTGACACTGCAAACGTTTGTCAAGATGCTCAAGATGGAGAAGAACAAAGGGAAAGAGCTCTGGGAAGAATGTGGAGGAGTTTTGTTTGGTTTAGGAAGCTTGGATTTCTGGCATCATTGTTGA
- the LOC112172854 gene encoding probable CCR4-associated factor 1 homolog 11 isoform X2 translates to MPPIPLHHRPIPLYPPQFQSRVPVFRVVGAPICRQGSVKKADRFEVRSVCRYNFKAEIAVIQSLIRAGYRFASFDTEFPGTVVKSEIPKHLISQAVPVDVYKMMKTNVDQTHIIQLGLSLSDPFGNLPVCDGAYCCWEFNFSDFDVDCAQHLRNSVSIDVLKRQGIDFPENKCTGICSADFAEEIERSGLVELLPCLTWATFQSAYDFGYLIKMFTGNKELPEDINEFMGNVKTYFGPNVYDIKYMMKFCDGLFGGLNRVAETLGVDRVAGSSHQAGSDSLLTLQTFVKMLKMEKNKGKELWEECGGVLFGLGSLDFWHHC, encoded by the coding sequence ATGCCTCCGATTCCTCTACACCACCGCCCTATACCCCTTTATCCTCCTCAATTTCAGAGCCGCGTCCCTGTTTTCCGCGTTGTCGGCGCCCCAATTTGTCGTCAAGGATCTGTGAAGAAAGCCGATCGGTTCGAGGTTCGAAGTGTTTGTCGCTATAATTTCAAAGCCGAGATTGCCGTAATTCAGAGTCTAATCAGGGCCGGCTACCGATTTGCTAGTTTCGACACCGAATTCCCCGGGACAGTGGTTAAATCCGAAATTCCGAAACATCTGATATCTCAAGCTGTTCCGGTTGATGTGTATAAGATGATGAAGACCAATGTGGACCAAACCCATATTATCCAATTGGGTCTTTCACTCTCTGACCCTTTCGGGAATTTGCCGGTTTGTGATGGTGCTTACTGTTGTTGGGAGTTTAATTTCAGTGATTTTGATGTGGACTGTGCTCAACATTTGCGGAATAGTGTCTCGATTGATGTCCTGAAGCGGCAAGGAATAGACTTTCCCGAAAACAAATGCACTGGTATTTGTTCTGCAGACTTCGCTGAGGAAATTGAGAGGTCTGGGCTAGTGGAGTTGCTTCCTTGCTTGACTTGGGCTACCTTCCAGAGTGCATATGATTTTGGGTACTTGATAAAGATGTTCACTGGGAACAAGGAATTGCCAGAGGATATCAACGAGTTCATGGGCAATGTGAAGACATATTTTGGACCGAATGTGTACGACATCAAGTACATGATGAAGTTCTGTGATGGACTGTTTGGCGGTTTGAATAGAGTGGCAGAAACCCTTGGCGTTGACCGTGTGGCTGGGAGTAGCCACCAGGCTGGTTCTGATAGTCTTTTGACACTGCAAACGTTTGTCAAGATGCTCAAGATGGAGAAGAACAAAGGGAAAGAGCTCTGGGAAGAATGTGGAGGAGTTTTGTTTGGTTTAGGAAGCTTGGATTTCTGGCATCATTGTTGA